The Erythrolamprus reginae isolate rEryReg1 chromosome 5, rEryReg1.hap1, whole genome shotgun sequence genome window below encodes:
- the LOC139168325 gene encoding tigger transposable element-derived protein 1-like, with translation MLKEGRSYADFGRQYGINESSVRTIRDDEKKIRQSSLMAFNKAAKRMVTPRNKRLMKMEAALSLWVQDCRKKSIALDTNTIRTKAQQLYNRLEDTEEGDADEGNAASASAPATFTASKGWFEKFQRRYGLKSVSLHGEAASADTGAAENFVQRTFKDLIAEGGYLPEQVFNMDETGLFWKRMPSRTFLMQDEAKAPGFKAMKDRVTLIMCGNESIRASVNSVNAISL, from the exons atgctgaaagagggacgctcttatgcagattttggtcggcagtatgggatcaacgaatcgagtgtgcgaaccattcgggacgacgagaaaaagataaggcaaagttctctgatggcattcaacaaggctgcaaaaagaatggtgacgcctagaaacaaacggcttatgaagatggaagctgctttgtccctgtgggtacaagactgccgcaaaaagagcattgctttggataccaacactataaggaccaaggcacaacaattgtacaaccgtcttgaagacacagaagaaggcgatgcagatgagggaaacgcag cctcagcctcagccccagccacattcacagcaagcaaagggtggtttgagaaatttcaacggcgctatggcctgaagagtgtgtcattgcatggagaagctgcctcagcagatacaggtgcagcagaaaactttgtccagcgcacgtttaaagacctaattgcagaagggggctaccttccagaacaggtgttcaacatggacgaaacaggcctgttctggaagaggatgccttcaaggactttcttgatgcaagatgaagccaaagcccctggctttaaggccatgaaagatcgagtgactttgatcatgtgtgggaat